Proteins encoded in a region of the Mycolicibacterium duvalii genome:
- a CDS encoding endonuclease, with amino-acid sequence MATATHRQTVERLLDRAGTTYAEEAGIRLRDKPMPLFQLVILCMLASKPIDAAIATRAGREMFRAGLRTAHTVRDADRAALIAAFGRAHYVRYDESSATRAVDIAAAVCDEYSGDLRRLAVAGERDVSQTRKLLQQFKGIGQTGADIFLREVQDTWTWVRPYFDERATAAAADLGLPGDPGKLAALAPRRAANLAAALVRVSLDDELGQSVRAHT; translated from the coding sequence ATGGCCACAGCGACGCACCGGCAGACCGTCGAGCGGCTGCTCGACCGGGCGGGGACCACTTACGCCGAGGAGGCCGGCATCCGGCTGCGCGACAAGCCCATGCCGCTGTTCCAGCTCGTCATCCTGTGCATGCTGGCCAGCAAGCCGATCGACGCGGCCATCGCGACGCGCGCGGGCCGCGAGATGTTCCGCGCGGGTTTGCGCACGGCGCACACGGTGCGCGACGCCGACCGGGCCGCACTGATCGCCGCCTTCGGCCGCGCGCACTACGTCCGCTACGACGAGAGCTCGGCGACCAGGGCCGTCGACATCGCCGCAGCGGTGTGTGACGAGTACTCCGGTGACCTGCGGCGCCTGGCCGTCGCCGGGGAACGTGACGTCTCGCAGACCAGGAAGCTGCTCCAGCAGTTCAAGGGCATCGGGCAGACGGGCGCCGACATCTTTCTGCGCGAGGTCCAGGACACCTGGACCTGGGTGCGGCCGTACTTCGACGAGCGGGCCACCGCGGCGGCCGCCGATCTCGGGCTGCCCGGCGATCCGGGCAAGCTGGCCGCGCTGGCGCCCCGGCGGGCGGCCAACCTGGCGGCCGCACTGGTCCGGGTCTCCCTGGACGACGAGCTCGGCCAGAGCGTGCGCGCACACACGTGA
- the lon gene encoding endopeptidase La translates to MPEATHSPRPVPVLFASEPIVLPGMVVPIELDDAARAAVEAAQATAAAGETATLLIAPRLDDRYPTYGVLASILQVGRVPGGGAAAVVRGEKRAHIGSGATGPGAALWVSVTEVADSEITDETTALATEYKKLLLAMLQRREAWQIVDVVNKISDPSALADTAGYASYLSDVQKRELLETEDVGRRLRLLINWTGEHLAEVEVTDKIAEDVRAGMDKQQKEFLLRQQLAAIRKELGETDGSDGSDDYRARIDAADLPDDVRDAALREVGKLERSSEQSPEGGWIRTWLDTVLDLPWNQRTVDSADLAGARQILDADHHGLDDVKDRIVEYLAVRARRAQRGMAVVGGRGSGAVMVLAGPPGVGKTSLGESVARALGRKFVRVALGGVRDEAEIRGHRRTYVGALPGRIVRAIGEAGSMNPVVLLDEIDKVGSDYRGDPAAALLEVLDPAQNHTFRDHYLDLDLDLSDVVFLAAANVVENIPTALLDRMELVEIDGYTADDKLAIAQDFLLPRQRDRAALGADEVTVTEAALRKIAADYTREPGVRQFERLLAKMMRKVATKLAAEAGPVVVDEPDLVSYLGRPRFTPESAERTAVPGVATGLAVTGLGGDVLYIEAGGTDGEGSLQLTGQLGDVMKESAQIALSYVRAHADQLGVDAALLDRRIHVHVPAGAVPKDGPSAGVTMVTALVSMATGRQVRSDVGMTGEVTLNGRVLPIGGLKQKLLAAQRAGLSTVFIPARNEADLDDVPAEVLAALDVRPMTDVADIVAQALEPAQSAVQAA, encoded by the coding sequence ATGCCTGAAGCCACCCATTCGCCGCGCCCGGTGCCCGTGCTGTTCGCGAGCGAACCGATCGTGCTGCCCGGCATGGTCGTGCCGATCGAACTCGACGATGCGGCCCGCGCCGCGGTCGAAGCGGCACAGGCCACCGCCGCGGCCGGGGAGACCGCGACCCTCTTGATCGCGCCGCGCCTGGACGACCGCTACCCCACCTACGGGGTGCTCGCGTCGATCCTGCAGGTCGGTCGCGTTCCCGGGGGCGGTGCGGCGGCCGTGGTGCGCGGCGAGAAGCGGGCCCACATCGGCTCCGGTGCGACCGGGCCGGGGGCCGCGCTGTGGGTGTCGGTGACCGAGGTCGCCGACTCCGAGATCACCGACGAGACCACGGCGCTGGCCACCGAGTACAAGAAGCTGCTGCTGGCCATGCTGCAGCGGCGCGAGGCGTGGCAGATCGTCGACGTGGTCAACAAGATCAGCGACCCGTCGGCGCTGGCCGACACCGCCGGCTACGCGTCGTATCTGAGCGACGTGCAGAAGCGCGAGCTGCTGGAGACCGAGGACGTCGGCCGGCGGCTGCGGTTGCTGATCAACTGGACCGGTGAGCATCTGGCCGAGGTGGAGGTCACCGACAAGATCGCCGAGGACGTGCGCGCCGGAATGGACAAGCAGCAGAAGGAGTTCCTGCTGCGCCAGCAACTGGCCGCAATCCGTAAGGAACTGGGAGAGACCGACGGATCCGACGGCTCGGACGACTACCGGGCCAGGATCGACGCCGCGGATCTGCCCGACGATGTCCGCGACGCCGCGCTGCGCGAGGTCGGCAAACTGGAACGGTCCAGCGAGCAGAGCCCGGAGGGCGGCTGGATCCGCACCTGGCTCGACACCGTGCTCGACCTGCCCTGGAACCAGCGCACGGTGGACTCGGCCGATCTGGCGGGCGCGCGGCAGATCCTCGACGCCGACCACCACGGACTCGACGACGTCAAGGACCGCATCGTGGAGTACCTGGCGGTGCGGGCCCGCCGCGCGCAGCGCGGCATGGCCGTCGTCGGCGGCCGCGGCTCCGGCGCGGTGATGGTGCTGGCCGGCCCGCCCGGAGTCGGCAAGACCTCGCTGGGCGAGTCCGTCGCCCGAGCGCTGGGGCGCAAATTCGTCCGGGTGGCACTGGGCGGGGTGCGCGACGAGGCCGAGATCCGCGGGCACCGTCGCACCTATGTCGGGGCGCTGCCCGGCCGGATCGTGCGCGCCATCGGCGAGGCCGGGTCGATGAACCCCGTGGTGCTGCTGGACGAGATCGACAAGGTCGGGTCCGACTATCGGGGCGACCCGGCGGCCGCGCTGCTCGAGGTGCTCGATCCGGCCCAGAACCACACGTTCCGTGACCACTACCTCGACCTGGACCTGGACCTGTCCGATGTGGTGTTCCTGGCCGCGGCCAACGTGGTCGAGAACATCCCGACGGCGCTGCTGGACCGCATGGAGCTGGTGGAGATCGACGGCTACACCGCCGACGACAAACTGGCCATCGCGCAGGACTTCCTGCTGCCGCGGCAACGGGACCGGGCCGCGCTGGGGGCCGACGAGGTCACCGTCACCGAGGCCGCGCTGCGCAAGATCGCCGCCGACTACACCCGCGAGCCCGGAGTACGGCAGTTCGAGCGGCTGCTGGCCAAGATGATGCGCAAAGTGGCGACAAAGCTGGCCGCCGAGGCCGGCCCCGTCGTCGTCGACGAACCGGACCTCGTGAGCTATCTCGGCCGTCCGCGCTTCACGCCCGAGTCGGCCGAACGCACCGCGGTGCCCGGGGTGGCCACCGGGCTGGCGGTCACCGGTCTGGGCGGTGACGTGCTCTACATCGAGGCCGGCGGCACCGACGGCGAGGGGTCCCTGCAGCTCACGGGCCAGCTCGGCGACGTGATGAAGGAGTCGGCCCAGATCGCGCTGTCCTACGTGCGCGCACACGCCGACCAACTCGGCGTCGACGCGGCTCTGCTGGACCGCCGTATCCACGTGCACGTGCCGGCCGGCGCGGTACCCAAGGACGGCCCGTCGGCGGGTGTGACGATGGTGACCGCGCTGGTCTCGATGGCCACCGGACGGCAGGTGCGCTCGGATGTCGGCATGACCGGAGAGGTCACGCTCAACGGCCGGGTGCTGCCGATCGGCGGGCTCAAGCAGAAGCTGCTGGCTGCGCAACGGGCCGGATTGTCAACGGTTTTCATCCCCGCCCGCAACGAGGCCGACCTCGACGATGTGCCCGCCGAAGTGCTCGCCGCGCTCGACGTCCGGCCGATGACCGATGTCGCCGACATCGTCGCGCAGGCACTCGAACCGGCCCAGTCCGCGGTTCAGGCGGCCTGA
- a CDS encoding phosphoketolase family protein codes for MTQHGPAWTTVDRGPVADSEIERIDRWWRAANYLSVGQIYLLDNPLLRRPLSREDVKPRLLGHWGTTPGLNFLYAHLNRVIKERRQSTVYITGPGHGGPGLVASAYLDGTYTETYPDITADDEGLRRLFRQFSFPGGIPSHVAPETPGSIHEGGELGYALSHAYGAAFDNPDLLVAAVVGDGEAETGPLATSWHSNKLANPVHDGVVLPILHLNGYKIANPTLLARIPEEELRSLLVGYGHTPFFFEVPDGASAHDHIDAHRRFAELLDDVLDEIATIKAAAARGDDSRPAWPMIVFRTPKGWTGPDYIDGKKTTGSWRAHQVPLSSARDTAEHLQVLGDWLASYRPDELFDSTGKLAADIAELAPPGPLRMSANPHTNGGLLLKDLRLPDFRDFAVDVPAPGATVAEATRVLGQWLTEVIRLNPDNFRIFGPDETASNRLQAVYDATDKQWNAELYGAEVDEHLGRVGRVVEMLSEHQCQGWLEGYLLTGRHGLFNCYEAFIHIVDSMLNQHAKWLKVTNDIPWRRPIASLNYLLSSHVWRQDHNGFSHQDPGFIDHVVNKSADVVRVYLPPDANTLLSTYDHCLRSRQYVNVVVSGKQPSPNFLTMEQAIAHCTRGIGIWEWAGSEVVGTEPDVVLASAGDIPTLEALAAADILRQHLPDLKVRFVNVVDLMRLQDDSEHPHGLPARDFDMIFTTDKPIIFAYHGYPWLIHRLAYRRTGHPNLHVRGYKEEGTTTTPFDMLMLNDLDRYHLVMDVVDRVPSLGSRCATLRQQMSDKRIAARDYTRAHGEDIPEVKDWVWPAARESGFGTAAAGAAGDTGGDNE; via the coding sequence ATGACCCAGCACGGCCCCGCCTGGACGACCGTCGACCGCGGCCCGGTGGCCGACTCCGAAATCGAACGGATCGACCGCTGGTGGCGAGCCGCGAACTACCTGTCGGTGGGACAGATCTACCTGTTGGACAATCCGCTGCTGCGCCGGCCGTTGTCGCGCGAGGACGTCAAACCGCGCCTTCTCGGCCACTGGGGCACCACACCTGGGCTGAACTTCCTCTACGCCCACCTCAACCGGGTGATCAAGGAGCGTCGCCAGTCGACGGTCTATATCACCGGCCCGGGCCACGGCGGGCCCGGCCTGGTGGCGAGCGCCTACCTCGACGGCACCTACACCGAGACCTACCCCGACATCACCGCGGACGACGAAGGGTTGCGACGGCTGTTCCGGCAGTTCTCTTTTCCCGGTGGGATCCCGTCCCACGTCGCTCCCGAGACGCCGGGATCCATCCACGAGGGCGGCGAACTGGGCTACGCGCTGTCGCACGCCTACGGTGCCGCGTTCGACAACCCCGACCTGCTGGTGGCCGCCGTGGTCGGCGACGGAGAGGCCGAGACCGGCCCGTTGGCGACCAGCTGGCATTCCAACAAGCTGGCCAACCCGGTCCACGACGGGGTCGTGCTGCCGATCCTGCATCTCAACGGGTACAAGATCGCCAACCCGACGCTGCTGGCCCGCATCCCCGAAGAGGAGCTGCGCAGCCTGCTGGTCGGCTACGGGCACACACCCTTCTTCTTCGAGGTCCCCGACGGCGCGTCGGCGCACGACCACATCGATGCACACCGCCGTTTCGCCGAGCTTCTCGATGACGTGCTCGACGAGATCGCGACCATCAAGGCCGCTGCCGCCCGAGGCGACGACTCCCGACCGGCGTGGCCGATGATCGTCTTCCGCACACCCAAGGGCTGGACCGGGCCCGACTACATCGACGGCAAGAAGACCACCGGATCCTGGCGCGCGCACCAGGTCCCGCTGTCGAGCGCCCGCGACACCGCCGAGCACCTGCAGGTGCTCGGCGACTGGTTGGCCTCCTACCGCCCCGACGAGCTGTTCGACTCCACCGGCAAGCTCGCCGCCGACATCGCCGAGCTCGCGCCGCCGGGACCGCTGCGGATGAGCGCCAACCCGCACACCAACGGCGGGCTGTTGCTGAAGGACCTGCGGTTGCCCGACTTCCGTGACTTCGCCGTCGACGTGCCCGCGCCGGGCGCGACGGTGGCCGAGGCCACCCGGGTGCTGGGGCAGTGGCTGACCGAGGTGATCCGGCTCAATCCGGACAACTTCCGCATCTTCGGTCCGGACGAGACCGCGTCGAATCGGCTGCAGGCCGTCTACGACGCCACCGACAAACAGTGGAACGCCGAACTGTACGGCGCCGAGGTCGACGAACATCTCGGCCGGGTCGGCCGGGTCGTCGAGATGCTCTCCGAGCACCAGTGCCAGGGTTGGTTGGAGGGCTACCTGCTGACGGGCCGGCACGGCCTGTTCAACTGCTACGAGGCGTTCATCCACATCGTCGACTCGATGCTCAACCAGCACGCCAAATGGTTGAAGGTGACCAACGACATCCCGTGGCGCCGGCCCATCGCGAGCCTGAATTACCTGCTGTCCAGCCATGTCTGGCGCCAGGATCACAACGGGTTCTCCCACCAGGATCCCGGCTTCATCGACCACGTGGTCAACAAGAGCGCCGACGTGGTGCGGGTGTACCTGCCGCCGGATGCCAACACGCTGCTGTCCACCTACGACCACTGCCTGCGGTCGCGGCAGTACGTCAACGTCGTGGTCTCGGGCAAGCAGCCCTCCCCCAACTTCCTGACCATGGAGCAGGCGATCGCCCACTGCACGCGCGGCATCGGCATCTGGGAGTGGGCGGGCAGCGAAGTCGTCGGGACCGAGCCCGACGTCGTGCTGGCCTCCGCGGGTGACATCCCCACCCTGGAGGCGCTCGCCGCCGCCGACATCCTGCGGCAGCACCTGCCGGATCTGAAGGTGCGCTTCGTCAACGTCGTCGACCTGATGCGGCTGCAGGACGACAGCGAGCATCCGCACGGCCTGCCGGCCCGCGACTTCGACATGATCTTCACCACCGACAAGCCGATCATCTTCGCCTACCACGGCTACCCGTGGCTGATCCACCGGCTGGCCTACCGGCGCACCGGCCACCCGAACCTGCACGTGCGTGGCTACAAGGAGGAGGGCACCACCACCACGCCGTTCGACATGTTGATGCTCAACGACCTCGACCGGTATCACCTGGTGATGGACGTCGTGGACCGGGTGCCGAGCCTGGGTTCCCGATGCGCGACCCTGCGCCAGCAGATGTCGGACAAACGCATCGCCGCACGCGACTACACCCGGGCCCACGGCGAGGACATCCCGGAGGTCAAGGACTGGGTCTGGCCGGCGGCGCGCGAGTCCGGATTCGGCACCGCGGCGGCCGGCGCGGCCGGCGATACCGGCGGGGACAACGAATGA
- a CDS encoding acetyl-CoA acetyltransferase yields MPLAPRTPVLVGYGQVNQRDENPAIEPVDLMAAAAREAADARVLESVDSVRVVNLLSWRYRDPGLLLAQRIGADKAATRYTGIGGNVPQTLVNLACLDIQQGSADVVLIAGAETWRARSKLRAAGQKPDWTRQDESVPMPPGADESVPMAAPSDERIQLDRPAFVYPMFEQAVRIAAGETVEAHRRRIGELWAQFSSVAAANPHAWNREALTAEQIYQPSPSNRMISWPYTKLMNSNNMVDQGAVLILASAEKAKELQIPSERWIFPHSGADSHDTYAIGERAEFHRSPAIRIAGQRALQLAGASVEDMDLIDVYSCFPSAVQVAATELGLPVGDPDRPLTVTGGLTFAGGPWNNYVTHSIATMAEQLAAQPGRRGLITANGGYLTKHSFGVYGTEPPSHEFRWADVQSDVDREPSRTALVEWSGVGTVESWTTPVDRDGVPEKAFLAVRTAEDARALAVIADRDQAAVTVSEDIAGASVRVHADGTASLQ; encoded by the coding sequence ATGCCCCTCGCTCCCAGGACACCGGTGCTCGTCGGTTATGGCCAGGTCAACCAGCGCGACGAGAATCCGGCGATCGAGCCCGTCGATCTGATGGCGGCGGCGGCGCGCGAGGCCGCCGACGCCCGCGTGCTCGAGTCCGTCGACTCGGTGCGGGTGGTCAACCTGTTGTCCTGGCGATACCGGGATCCGGGATTGCTTCTGGCACAACGCATCGGCGCCGACAAGGCAGCCACGCGGTACACCGGCATCGGCGGCAACGTGCCGCAGACCCTGGTCAACCTGGCCTGCCTGGACATCCAGCAGGGCAGCGCCGATGTAGTGCTCATCGCCGGAGCGGAGACGTGGCGCGCCCGCAGTAAGCTGCGTGCCGCCGGCCAGAAGCCGGACTGGACCAGGCAGGACGAGTCGGTGCCGATGCCCCCGGGAGCCGACGAGAGCGTGCCGATGGCCGCACCGTCGGATGAGCGGATCCAGCTGGACCGGCCGGCGTTCGTGTACCCGATGTTCGAGCAGGCGGTGCGGATCGCGGCGGGTGAGACGGTCGAGGCGCACCGGCGCCGGATCGGCGAATTGTGGGCGCAGTTCTCGTCGGTCGCCGCGGCCAACCCGCACGCGTGGAACCGGGAGGCCCTGACCGCGGAGCAGATCTACCAGCCGTCCCCGAGCAACCGGATGATCAGCTGGCCCTACACCAAGCTGATGAACTCGAACAACATGGTCGACCAGGGTGCAGTGCTGATCCTGGCCTCGGCCGAGAAGGCCAAGGAACTGCAAATCCCCTCGGAGCGTTGGATTTTCCCGCACTCGGGGGCGGACTCGCACGACACCTACGCGATCGGCGAGCGCGCTGAGTTCCACCGCTCACCGGCGATCCGCATCGCCGGGCAGCGTGCGCTGCAACTGGCCGGGGCCAGTGTTGAGGACATGGACCTGATCGACGTCTACTCGTGCTTCCCGTCGGCCGTGCAGGTCGCCGCGACCGAACTGGGCCTGCCGGTGGGTGATCCCGACCGCCCGCTGACGGTGACCGGCGGTCTGACGTTCGCCGGCGGGCCGTGGAACAACTACGTCACCCACTCGATCGCGACGATGGCCGAGCAGCTGGCCGCCCAGCCGGGCCGGCGCGGACTGATCACCGCCAACGGCGGTTATCTGACCAAGCACAGCTTCGGCGTGTACGGCACCGAGCCGCCGTCTCACGAGTTCCGTTGGGCCGACGTGCAATCCGACGTGGACCGGGAGCCGAGCCGCACTGCGCTGGTGGAGTGGAGCGGCGTGGGCACCGTGGAGTCGTGGACCACGCCGGTGGACCGGGACGGGGTACCGGAGAAGGCGTTCCTGGCCGTCCGGACCGCCGAGGACGCCCGGGCGCTCGCGGTGATCGCCGATCGTGACCAAGCCGCGGTGACGGTCAGCGAGGACATCGCAGGCGCATCGGTGCGGGTGCACGCCGACGGCACGGCGTCCCTGCAGTAG
- a CDS encoding CPBP family intramembrane glutamic endopeptidase, with protein sequence MSDVSVAAAPVEPHPLVAQLSALHHFRIYVDIAVVVVVLAVTNLVAHFTTPWANVAVVPAAAIGLVLLVRSRGLGWADLGLGREHWKSGAGYAAGAVLLVGGVIAVGVLLPWTRPMFLNNNYATLSGALIASMVIIPLQTVIPEELAFRGVLHGALHRAWGFRGVAAGGSLLFGLWHIATSMGLTASNVGFTKIFGGGVFGMVIGVIGAVLATAAAGFVFTWLRNRSGSLIAPIALHWSLNGMGALAAAMVWHLS encoded by the coding sequence ATGTCTGACGTCTCCGTGGCCGCCGCGCCCGTCGAGCCCCATCCGCTGGTCGCCCAGCTCTCGGCGCTGCACCATTTCCGGATCTACGTCGACATCGCCGTGGTGGTCGTCGTGCTGGCCGTGACCAACCTGGTGGCGCACTTCACCACGCCGTGGGCCAACGTCGCCGTGGTGCCGGCCGCCGCGATCGGGCTGGTCCTGCTCGTGCGGTCGCGCGGGCTGGGCTGGGCGGATCTGGGTCTGGGCCGCGAGCACTGGAAATCGGGCGCCGGATACGCCGCGGGGGCGGTGCTCCTGGTCGGCGGCGTGATCGCCGTCGGGGTGCTGCTGCCGTGGACGCGCCCGATGTTCCTCAACAACAACTACGCGACGCTGTCGGGGGCCTTGATCGCGTCGATGGTCATCATCCCGCTGCAGACCGTGATACCCGAGGAGCTGGCCTTCCGCGGGGTCCTGCACGGCGCGCTGCACCGGGCGTGGGGTTTCCGCGGTGTCGCCGCGGGCGGGTCGCTGCTGTTCGGGCTCTGGCACATCGCCACGTCGATGGGGCTCACCGCCAGCAACGTCGGCTTCACCAAGATCTTCGGCGGCGGGGTGTTCGGCATGGTCATCGGGGTGATCGGCGCCGTGCTGGCCACCGCGGCCGCCGGCTTCGTGTTCACCTGGCTGCGCAACCGCAGCGGCAGTCTGATCGCACCGATCGCGCTGCACTGGTCGCTCAACGGGATGGGCGCACTGGCCGCGGCCATGGTGTGGCACCTGAGCTGA
- a CDS encoding malate dehydrogenase, producing the protein MSATNTAAPVTVTVTGAAGQIGYAALFRIAAGAMLGHDTPVRLRLLELPHAVQAAEGVVMELDDGAFPLLAGADIYDDPTAAFDGVDVALLIGAKPRSKGMERADLLSANAEIFASAGAALNAGAAAGVRVLVVGNPANTNAMVAAAHAPDIPARRFTALTRLDHNRAVSAMARHAHVPVTEIRHMTIWGNHSPTQYPDIFHAVVGGRSGADYAADTRWLTEDFIPTVARRGTAIIEARGASSAASAANGAIDHVDDWVHGTPAGDWTSVALPSPGVYGVDEGLVCSFPCRAVDGQWEIVDGLDINPFSRSRIEASVAELRAERDAVAALGLL; encoded by the coding sequence ATGTCCGCCACGAACACCGCGGCCCCGGTCACCGTCACGGTGACCGGCGCCGCCGGGCAGATCGGTTACGCCGCGCTGTTCCGCATCGCCGCCGGCGCGATGCTGGGTCACGACACCCCGGTGCGGCTCCGGCTGCTCGAACTGCCGCACGCCGTGCAGGCCGCCGAGGGCGTGGTCATGGAGCTCGACGACGGCGCGTTTCCGCTGCTGGCCGGCGCCGACATCTACGATGATCCGACAGCTGCGTTCGACGGCGTCGACGTGGCGCTGCTGATCGGGGCGAAACCGCGCAGCAAGGGCATGGAGCGCGCCGACCTGCTCAGCGCGAACGCCGAGATCTTCGCCTCCGCCGGCGCGGCGCTCAACGCCGGCGCCGCCGCCGGGGTCCGCGTGCTGGTCGTGGGCAACCCGGCCAACACCAACGCGATGGTGGCCGCGGCGCATGCCCCCGACATTCCGGCCCGGCGGTTCACCGCGCTGACCCGGCTGGACCACAACCGCGCGGTGTCCGCGATGGCGCGGCACGCGCACGTGCCGGTCACCGAGATCCGCCACATGACGATCTGGGGCAATCACTCCCCGACGCAGTACCCCGATATCTTCCACGCGGTGGTGGGCGGTCGGTCCGGCGCGGACTACGCCGCCGACACCCGCTGGCTGACCGAGGACTTCATCCCGACGGTGGCCCGGCGCGGTACTGCGATCATCGAGGCCCGCGGGGCCAGCTCGGCGGCCTCGGCGGCCAACGGGGCGATCGACCACGTCGACGACTGGGTGCACGGCACGCCCGCCGGCGATTGGACGTCGGTGGCGTTGCCCTCCCCCGGCGTCTATGGCGTCGACGAGGGGCTGGTGTGCTCGTTTCCCTGCCGTGCCGTCGACGGCCAGTGGGAGATCGTCGACGGACTCGACATCAATCCGTTCTCGCGCAGCCGCATCGAGGCGAGCGTCGCCGAACTGCGTGCCGAGCGCGACGCCGTCGCGGCCCTGGGACTGCTGTAG